In a genomic window of Pantanalinema sp.:
- a CDS encoding LamG-like jellyroll fold domain-containing protein, with protein sequence MTDESKLIKVLCLALLVGGCQNPSSLPREAASARVASEARSASGLWGRVAAGYAVQASAADLVAHATVTLLDADRQVVATGLTDAAGAFSLNPFAAFAPTTNAVYVLDARKTFAASNDRALLRFRTLVMWDGAQWRSLSGATSLGAGIRIDARTTALAAVADLRAIAGASLLGSLDPATGAFTEAAGVTSAELETVASLVSRALGANLDPVQWLRYASGAYSLALNPNARVLFDLEDALQVGPYATSSLTPVRGKDGGEAYAFSSAIALYDGQIGGQGSALGQFNRVTSVAVDRQGFIYVPDLVNNRIQKFTPDGRYIWSFNTFSGGTGTFNYPHGIGVDRDGNTVVVDYNNHRFMKFDPFGSLLWGIGSGSRWTIPVGATSGSAHNQFTNPGFCEVDASGNVWIAANYRVLKYDPNGTFLLGMGNGTKWTTSAGNQSASGSVPGAFNGWGNATVHPSGEIYVVDGGNSRVQRFDASGNFLSQWGTTGSGSGPFYLIEDLAFDLGGNAWLTGSLAHCVSKVDRQGNLLGQLGTQGSAPSQFQNPRNLAFSPDGRFYVADDTNNRVQRFIPANVGARFPTAGNLDPTKGTVSFWFKPAWTPSIAEPARCFFDFNNVSTTWALNLVCIGGTFYAYLSDDVGNNLRTRRVGVSLADFSRLVRRDEWHHVALSWALDSADLHFYLDGTEFRSYSTGAVASFSAPVPAAMGVGSYTTGASPAEATFDQFRIYDSVLSVEAIQRLARGLAQE encoded by the coding sequence ATGACCGATGAGTCCAAGCTGATCAAGGTGCTCTGCCTGGCGTTGCTCGTCGGGGGGTGTCAGAACCCATCGAGCCTCCCCCGAGAGGCAGCCTCGGCGCGCGTCGCCTCCGAGGCGCGATCCGCCTCAGGCCTCTGGGGGCGCGTGGCGGCAGGCTACGCCGTCCAGGCCTCGGCCGCGGATCTGGTCGCCCACGCGACGGTGACGCTCCTGGACGCCGACCGGCAGGTCGTGGCCACGGGCCTCACCGACGCCGCGGGCGCCTTCTCCCTCAATCCCTTCGCCGCCTTCGCCCCGACCACCAACGCCGTCTACGTGCTGGACGCGCGCAAGACCTTCGCGGCTTCGAACGACCGCGCCCTCTTGCGCTTCCGAACCCTGGTGATGTGGGACGGCGCCCAGTGGCGCTCGCTGTCGGGCGCGACCTCGCTCGGGGCGGGGATCCGGATCGACGCGCGCACCACGGCGCTCGCCGCGGTCGCGGACCTGCGGGCGATCGCGGGCGCCAGCCTGCTGGGCTCCCTGGACCCCGCCACGGGGGCCTTCACCGAGGCGGCGGGCGTGACCTCTGCCGAGCTGGAGACGGTGGCTAGCCTGGTTTCCCGGGCCCTCGGCGCCAACCTCGACCCCGTCCAGTGGCTCCGCTACGCCTCGGGGGCCTATTCCCTCGCCCTCAACCCGAACGCGCGCGTGCTCTTCGACCTGGAGGACGCCCTCCAGGTCGGCCCCTATGCCACTTCGAGCCTCACCCCCGTGCGGGGCAAGGACGGGGGCGAGGCCTACGCCTTCTCCAGCGCGATCGCCCTCTACGACGGCCAGATCGGCGGCCAGGGCTCGGCCCTCGGCCAGTTCAATCGTGTCACCTCGGTGGCCGTGGACCGCCAGGGCTTCATCTACGTTCCCGACCTGGTCAACAATCGCATCCAGAAGTTCACCCCGGACGGCCGCTACATCTGGTCCTTCAACACCTTCTCCGGGGGGACCGGCACCTTCAACTACCCCCACGGCATCGGCGTGGACCGGGACGGCAACACGGTGGTGGTGGACTACAACAACCACCGCTTCATGAAGTTCGATCCCTTCGGCAGCCTGCTCTGGGGCATCGGCTCGGGGTCGCGCTGGACGATTCCCGTCGGGGCGACGTCGGGCTCCGCCCACAACCAGTTCACCAACCCGGGCTTCTGCGAGGTCGACGCGTCGGGCAACGTCTGGATCGCGGCGAACTACCGCGTCCTCAAGTACGACCCCAACGGCACCTTCCTGCTGGGGATGGGGAACGGCACCAAGTGGACCACTTCCGCGGGCAACCAGAGCGCGTCGGGCTCGGTGCCGGGCGCCTTCAACGGCTGGGGGAACGCGACGGTGCACCCGAGCGGCGAGATCTACGTGGTCGACGGGGGAAACAGCCGCGTCCAGCGCTTCGACGCGAGCGGCAACTTTCTCTCGCAGTGGGGCACCACGGGCAGCGGCTCGGGCCCCTTCTACCTGATCGAAGACCTGGCCTTCGACCTGGGGGGCAACGCGTGGTTGACGGGCAGCCTGGCGCACTGCGTCTCGAAGGTCGATCGCCAGGGCAACCTGCTGGGCCAGCTCGGTACCCAGGGCTCAGCCCCGTCGCAGTTCCAGAACCCGCGCAACCTCGCCTTTTCTCCGGACGGTCGCTTCTACGTGGCGGACGACACCAACAACCGCGTCCAGCGCTTCATCCCGGCCAACGTGGGGGCAAGGTTCCCGACGGCGGGCAACCTCGATCCGACGAAGGGGACGGTCTCCTTCTGGTTCAAGCCCGCCTGGACGCCCTCGATCGCAGAGCCCGCCCGTTGCTTCTTCGACTTCAACAACGTCTCCACCACCTGGGCCCTCAACCTGGTCTGCATCGGCGGCACCTTCTACGCGTACCTCTCCGACGACGTCGGCAACAACTTGCGAACCCGGCGCGTCGGGGTGAGCCTCGCGGACTTCTCGCGCCTGGTCAGGCGCGACGAGTGGCACCACGTCGCCCTGAGCTGGGCGCTCGATTCCGCCGATCTCCACTTCTACCTGGACGGTACCGAGTTCCGCAGCTACAGCACCGGCGCCGTCGCGAGCTTCAGCGCGCCGGTGCCGGCCGCCATGGGCGTCGGCTCGTACACCACCGGCGCGTCGCCGGCCGAGGCGACCTTCGACCAGTTCCGGATCTACGACAGCGTCCTCTCGGTCGAGGCCATCCAGCGCCTCGCCCGGGGGCTCGCACAGGAGTAG